Within the Gigantopelta aegis isolate Gae_Host chromosome 8, Gae_host_genome, whole genome shotgun sequence genome, the region TGAGTGAACAacatattttgccaaattatcttttaaaaacgCAAAATCCACAGTTATTTTgcaagaaaataccaattacatgaaaacaatttggcaaattaataaaaaaataaaaaaattcccaGTTGTTCCTGCAATTTGGTGTACCAGAGCTAGTCCTGAATACAATGAGAACAGTAATAAGATTGAATAACAAAGTATCGGTGTTTAGTGAAGGCATTTTAGATtaatattaatggaaatacataTTTGTTGTAATCTGTAGGTTACCAAgtctgtattttatagtaacCTGGAGTACtttgggttaccagacacatggcttatttcaatacctgtttatttcttttaaacattaCTGGGTTAATGCTGCTTTCAGTTGGTTCTCGTATATATCATCAGTTCACAAGTTCCAAATTGTGATCAAGACTTTCCGAAGAGGAGAGCGTTAGGCAGTTTATAGACAATCTGCGCTGTCACTCCAATCTAATATACCCCAACTCATAATTGCACAAATGATTTGTGTTTGTTCCAACATTTTTTTCAGGTGTTAAGAAGATTGAGACAGAAAATCCTATGGCACTCTAGTTTACAAATTGTGTTCACGGGTTATTTCGTGAAATGAACAAAATTGGGATATACAATATTGACAACTTCTAATGAACACAGCATGAAATTGCTATTAGCAAACTAAAAATTGTCGCAGGTGAACATTTGCCTAggcaaaaatatttcaaaactgcCAAAggctaacaaatacatgtaattaattctTGTTTTGAGACTAGATTTTGTTCATGCATTGGTAAAGTAGTTCAAACAATTTTTCTCATATGATGACAGAATATGGAGTCGAACATGCATTTCTTATAATATTTGAAATCTTGGtgactgatttttaaaattattattattttagctaCAGGTACATACTAGGGCTGACACTTGAAAGAATTATATTTTAGCCCGTTTTGAGAAACCTGGAGCCAAGTGGAGtatttttgtgaaaattattagAAAGTAATTTGATAAAAGTTTCATGGAcccgaattttctaaattctaaaacgcaACCTCAGGGCTTGCTCTGGGCGGTCAGATAATTTCGCCAAATTAGTTCAGATATGCAAATCCTAAAGCTATTtcccaacaaaatatcaattatcatgcaatttttttgttttgttgctaaattaaaataaaatttgccagttgttctTAAAATTCGCAGTTGGCAAGTTTGacaagtggcagagctagccctgcaaccaaaccagtgctccacaactggtgtaacaaaggctgtctgtgcgagggtgcatataaaacatcccttgctgcttattgaaaagagtagcccatgaagtggtgacagcaggtttcctctctatatatctgtatactattatgtctgacgccatataactctaaataaaatgtgttgagtgcgtcattaaataaaacatttccagcTTGGACCTCTAAACaccagatcctgtctaaatcagataaatattaattCCTCagtgtgatccggtttagacaggtttcactgtataaacattaattttaagtaTTTGGCTAATTTGACAATGGACAGGTTAAGCCCTGCATACAAAGAAGTTCAAATGTTTagtgttttctgttttgttttttacagcTGTTTTCCATCATTGTGTTTGGTTGCATCTCCTCGGGTGGCTGGTATGCCAACCAGTGTCAGATGAGTGGTGACAGCAACGCGTGCGGCTACGGAACGGGCATTGGCGTACTCGCCTTCCTGTTTTGTATTGGATTCCTGATCACAGACGCACTTTTTGAAAATATCAGCAGTGTACAGCACAGAAAGTATGCTGTTATAGCTGACTTGTCTGTTTCAGgtaactatgtacatgtatagcaaACCAAACAATGTTAATAATGGTTAATTTTGGTAAATGACAGTTAGTGAAACTTACTGATTCCCGTAATGttatttgattaaaataatgataatccaATTAGATTCCCACAACATAACGATGGCACCGGCACCAGTTGTtattgttgagatataaattgtcaTAGGTTGGAAGCATCACCAATGGCACTTCAGTGCCGCTGGATAAAAGTTACTGCAGTCCGTAAAGCTCTtcaatgatggcaaaatgtatacacctggtgtacattatctgccgttatttaacatttgtaatatttctacatatagcaaaataacgtttttgtttatttgctgcacacgtcacttttttttttaaatgccgtACGTAGACTCAAAAGTGCTGTTGGTTGGCCATATCACCCACAGCATTTTTTCCTAAAATTGCAGTGGGCatcaaattcttaagtttgagccttaaaatatagaagaaaaaacagaagTGTTTTGTGTGATACTGTATTTAGGCAAAATCTATAAGAATATGTATCATTTACATGGCcagattaattatattatttatttaaattctgACTTAATTGGTCACTGAACACATTGAAAACCAAAAAAATCCATCAAAGTAATTTGATTTTTGTGGATTCTTGTGACGTAGTATTTGAGGAATACAAATGGGTTCTGATTGCAGTCTTCGTTATGAGCAGCATCAAGGCAGGCTGAAGATAACTCTCCTTAAATAATGCATGTCGAGCAATCAcataatgtttcaaataaaatgcattGAACAATTTATTGCAAGGCGATCAATTTGTCACTCTCCTTTCCTGATGAAGACTTGTTTAATTTTAACTCAgctatgagaaagtgcatattattgacagaTCCTTTGCTGGTTTTTGATAAGAGTATCCACTATGGCTTGAGTGGGGTTTTTCTCTTAGATACcaaaataaccatagtttaaaatatgttgaggtaACATTGAAGTTGCAGGCTCTAGTTATatcccgtgaaaatggacactaagttttgttgatctacaaacctgaaacgcATCtggatattaaagttaaaatagaaAGAAACAAAAGTGACATGAAATGGGGAAATAATGTCTCAAAATAGAATGGAGCCTGTCTCCATAACTATTAACTTCTCATAACTATTAACTTcaggtatatttgtttttaaaattacgaaaaatgtattttgtggtatttcaAGCACTAGGATGATAAACACTTCAGATgtttggaaatggataatctaaacttAAAATTgcaagtaatgtctgatttcaattataaaaaacTATACTAGGGTTTCTGACTTCTAAAGAAACTGGgaagatccccgtcggtggacccattgggctatttctcgctcaagccagtgcaccacgatgggtatatcaaaggctgtggtatgtgctatcctgtctatgggatggtgcatataaaagatcccttgctgctaatcgaaaagagtagccaatgaagtggcgacagtgggtttcctctctcaatatctgtgtggtccttaaccatatgtctgacgccacataaccgtaaataaaaatgtgttgagtgcgtcgttaaataaaacattttcttccttctaaAGAAACACACCTTTCTTTTCTCAGGTTTCTGGACGTTCCTGTGGTTTGTGGGCTTCTGCTACATGACTGACAAGTGGGTGAATGCCGATCCCATGGCGTCATATTACAATAAACGTGGACACGGCAGGGATAACATCCAGGCAGCCATagctttttcatttttttccattgCAACATGGGTAAGCATGCCATGTGAATTATTATTGGTGTATACTAGTGAAGTTTATTCATTCCTGTGAGAGGAAAGCTGGAGTGTGATTATTATTGGTGTGTGCTAGTTATGTTTAGTCATTCCCGTAAGATGAAAGCTGGAGTGTGATTATTACTGGTGTGTACTAGTGAAGTTAATTCATTCCTGTGAGATAAAAGCTGGAGTGTGATTATTATTGGTGTGTGCTAGTGAAGTTTATTCATTCCTGTGAGAGGAAAGCTGGAGTGTGGTTATTATTGGTGAGTGCTAGTGAAGTTTATCCAGTTCTGACTGATTCTAGATtcccttctttcttttctttttgaacataaaataattttcacagaGTAAGTATGATTTCAACAGAAATGCTTAAAAAATACCTTTATTTTAGTGGCACAAAATATTCTTAGCAGACTGAGTCTCCATAAAATCTAATTTTACATACATTTCCATATACTCACTAAGTAATTCTAAATATGAATTCACTTATTGGTGTTTGTAATTTGATATTATTGtcatgttttcttgtttctttaaatgaaaattattaaaggaaacatgtcacgtaacctatatttggcaccaaccataaattgaatcacctaaaaaaaagatttcaaaaaaattaattctttaaatatctccattaaaaaaaaaacagatacgagctcttagcggaaattgccgatctttaatgagcagggcaatcacgaggtccgtgacgtcagagacgcggcgcttgatctgaagccttacacttaaaagcattagtccgtaccactcataaagaatctaagacttgcacagcaatgaatgttcgttcgcaaaacgttttgccgtatcaatttgAGCTGTTCGtaaatttacttacaacagtgatactgaagaaaaaactgatagcgagtcggagggtggagaaaccgatggtgccagaccagaccggtcgaccaatttacagcccggagcccgaaagtaacccggagacaaaaccaaaactctgatgctaatgccgaggtgtatactgttcatatttagcataaaaatacacctcgatatgatgtaaaaaatataaatgtaggacaaacatttttttttttttagaaaatatcgcatttttcatgttcgggctgtacataatgaaatctgtatgcacagtataaacaaacgctctaatttacaaggcgcttcactttcattaaactgacttgtaaaacaacataaatgacttgagagtattatcaactttttaactaaatatatttcaatttgcatcaatagaacgaaatggggtaacaaaacgttcgctacgcTGGTTTGtgtgcttcacgttaaaccaaatggacacgacagacaccaatcaaatagttcgcgaacattaggaagaacgttcgttggctgaactgaagAAAGCTCTTGGCGTAATATatgtcacgcttcagagtcagctgacacccacgtgtcaagagacatcgttgcggacattaaacagtacagttacacagaagtaaatcttgatgtaaatttgtagaaaagcaatatttgtttgcatcaatgaatacctaactgcagtttcggttatttcctttgtctttgttaattttgtacctatggtcgtgagcacgcatgcagatcgtgatcgcgggaaatgaacatgcagtatttataaaaattgcagttacacgtacactgaattagtttacaataatcatatttgttagataatgctagatatatatttgtaaaactgtgaggtgacatttaataagttagctggattttaaaaagaccgtaacattttattttattaccttttttttctttttttataaatgaatataCTGTGAcgtcagcattcttagcttaggtattttacaagcagaaatcacaacaagcatttaacatgaTGCTGAAATCAACAGGAACAACATGGcccaaattatgaaattgttgggggtggggaattgatgggttattttttttttaaagttttacccccaccccccaccccaaaaaaaacccaacatgatttgatggattgaaggctgttttcaacccactaccccacttcttttggcttgatttttgtcttataatgatgctaaatatgtaagcgccttaaaaaaatcctggggaaaggcctgggggttatagtattttcctctctttaaaaaaaaagcagcatattattaggcctattggtagggtgcgttagagtaaaaaccaccactcacgatacccatgtgataattttcttttctttggtactacgtaattggtcagttttgtcattttagatgggaaagtctacttaatcaaaggttttacagcattatttacagtaatgaagcagggcggctgataatgtccattaacattgtactatagtcgcgacaggttacgccacaataccctgtgatcttaaaaaactggcaagtattttgtacgtatgtctagacagtggtaatcacttacctggtcgataccctgcaacatacacctgccaatcagtaatcacatgtgcaggccacggaaagaaaggaccaattaactaaaacaacactccgattctcaagtcagctcgtggatgaaacataatagttatttcgacaccgacagtagtggtttattttgtattgaactttggggcttcgggcgatgaggaacgtttttgtgacgtactccgcccgaagattaaaatcattatttaaatgttttaaatttcttttaaacatatttaaatacatcgtactgagatgtataaTCATGCCAAATcctatgtttgtatatgccatatttaattaattattgacgtttccttcttcggacggtgaatacagattttgttatgtaggcccaacatgaaaaatctcttcttttaaaaaaaaagaaagaaaaaatcgacatttttgttttaacatatataaatacatcatgctgaggtgtatctttgtgctaaatatgtacaatgtacacctcggcattcacaaccgagtactgtttttgtctctgggTAACGTTCGAGCTCTGGGCTGTAAATACtaaaataggctgacaccaaagtactatgcggtgttggtgtccaatcttttgttttgcgataaaatacacgcgtctttcttcggctacaatcctttggaaaaccgtataaagacaatcccgatcgtttaaactgtttatttttacacccaaaggccgcgcagtacggcactgctggactgaaaagatcgtaaggcccttactccatatataaacagttaacaacaatggaagagtacagcggctctgacgtcacttccctttttttccgaacgctcacgaataaatatgcataaatcgtactttgatactgattggcgtaatttcttcattttaagttaactacgcgtattttattgttataaacttatttgtatattatttttatatcattttgcttttaaaatgagctataatatggtctcgtgacatgtttcctttaacaattttgaaattgaGGAACTTAATCAAGGTGAAAGCAgataataacataaaatgtgtgttcaaaattatttacttatCAATAGCGCATATCTGAGTTGTAACATTAAAGCTTGATTGGAATAAACTTATTTTCTTTAGTAACActaatgatatttttaaaagttaaacagTTTGTAAGCTGATTCTTATGATCTATAATAGATGATGAGAGcattatgtataatttaatattaatatttatcatatgACGATTATGAGGTTGTCGTGGgaacaggatttagctcaggcACAGTGTTTAACTATGTTATGGATCTCTCAATGGTTAaagtttattgtgtttaatgacacactagagcatattgatttattaatcatcggctgttggatatcaaatatttgatcattctgacctataccgtatattgccgtgtattagccgactccttggaTAAGCCGACTTCtcagtttgaccctaaatatttagtacaaaatcatcggccttgtgtataagccgaagtcatcatttgtccagctgtatgttgtatcgatttcaataatactgtcaacaaatagacttctgcttttcttgttcattatatttgttttccctttaattattacaaacacggTAATCGCGATCGCAATCAATGCGGAAATGCTAACATCTACCAtgccgtgaaaaataatttagaactgataaagcataacagaaaaataaataattcaagctctaacaacatatcactgcaactaatttattcactggacagcaaaaagtaaaatcattgaggcatgtttaatccccaccacacacacagaaacaaaagatCATGCGGTCCGTGACTACAgttcactgtatatggtatggtcatgtgacaataGTGGGAGTAATTATCGTCTtgaaattcatgttatgttttttcagtaggtattgttaataatgagcttaatttatttatggcattactttacagtttaatgcaccctcccaacaaaacaataatattagaaatataatacttgttagaagaaaaaacaccatTTTGTAGCTTAAATTAgctatatgaaagactggtcccagcacaggtcaaacaaagatggcggacagttggaaagaatatgtttttaccattgaaattacaataaaacaagtaattttttattattattcatcaaacttataatgcattcaagaacaaaaaactgcataatattgcatgatggggtgttttatttatactatgCACAAATTACTGTTACATAATCTGTAAAAGGCTACGGTTCtgataaaaatttataaatcaCGGTCAGGAGTATTTTCGATCGGAATTTTATGcaccaatttgttgcctccgtgtataaaccgactctcttcttttgtGTGCACTTTCACAGGAacgggacagcacatacaatggccttaGTAGTATGCAATGATTAGAATAGAGGGAAAAAAGCAATTGGAGAATGAGCCCacaaatggaaggaaggaaatgttttatttaatgatgcactcgacacattttatttacggttatatggcgtcggacatgtggttaaggaccacacagatattgatagaggaaacccgctgtcgccacttcatgagctaatcttttttattagtagcaagggatctattacatgcaccatcccacagacaggatagcacataccacagcctttgatatgccagtcatggtgcactggctggaacaagcgctgtaccactggactacgtcctgcccccacccccacccccacaaatgGGTTAATTCCTATGACAAAAAGTTGAAAGCATCTCGTACAAGTGCTCTACTGACCGAGATAGATCACACTCTCTCTGAATGGATGCTCCTCAATgcatctatagtccatcccatcttcctgcaaaaatgttttttgtaaataaaaattttcagtttggtttgacgtaagagaaaaagaaggtgttttgaattttttttaataataataaatgtctgtgctatttagaaaacagttggtttagaaataaataacttgtagtaaattctttggtatgaaaaaaggtgttccttgtgggaaggactatagtggGTTGTTTCCTGTTCAACCAGtcatgctccacaactggtatatcagagacgATAATACTTGTTGAGTTATTTCCTGTTCAACCGAtcatgctccacaactggtatatcagagacaATAATACTTGCCGAGTTATTTCCTGTTCAACCGAtcatgctccacaactggtatatcagagacaATAATACTTGCCAACGttaaggaccggcctcggtggcgtcgtggcaggccatcggtctacaggccggtaggtactgggttcggaacccagtcaaggcatgggatttttaatccagataccgactccaaaccctgagtgagtgctccgcaaggctcaatgggtaggtgtaaaccacttgcaccgaccagtgatccataactggttcaacaaaggccatggtttgtgctatcctgcctgtgggaagtgcaaataaaagatcccttgctgctaatcggaagagtagcccatgtagtggcgacagcgggtttcctcttaaaatctgtgtggtccttaaccatatgtatgacaccatataaccgtaaataaaatgtgttgagtgtgtcgttaaataaaacatttctttcttcttcttttttaataaaaaataaatttattacatggtaagattgaataggtatgtaataaaacatttccttaaaaCAAtttgctcagaaataaataacttgtagtaaattccatgctatgaaaaaaggtgttctctgtggaacggactataaactgttattaaaaataatattttcttttttcttttctttttcaggcTGCTCTAACGTTCTTCGCAATCCGCCGCTACCGAGCTGGGGCTCAAGATGTCTTTTCCTCTGGCTACGAACCGGACCCCAACGCCTCGTCCCCCTACTCTTCGTTTCCAGGAAGTGACACCGGCGACCCCTACCAGCAGCCTCCCTTCAGTCAGCAGAAGGAAGTTCCCGACTACCAGGCTCCCACATACTGAGCCGTGTATCTCCGTGCGGCACACCAGCGTCACGCTGCGCAGAGTGCTACATCTTGGCCAGCTGTATGGTTTACAAGCTCAGATCGGCAAACATATTCTTAGGACTcctgtagtaataataatattgtgtttATGTGTCTAGATTTTATTTTCCAATCTGATTATTAGATGTTTTTGtataagcaaaacaaaactgttgggtttttttttttcttttttcttttttttatatatatatatatatatatatttttttatttttttcatttttttaaataccagtaccagtttagtgtatttttaaaaagtacataactttttctttttttgtttttttttctcttttttttcttttttcttttagtttttgcTTTAAgtttatttcataataatgataagaaacttaaaaaacatttgttcaaTCCATTGCATTCAGCATTAATCTATTAtacatctatatatgtatattacctagtagttttatttcagtatgttactattatttaaataactgacaaaacatgtttttgttttacaactttGGAACTTGATTCTTAAACTTTAACTCTTAAAAATTTATttggttaattaattttttttttaaatatgctagaatttaaatagtaaaatatttatgcTTTGTTTGAATGTCCAAGAAGATTGTGTTTTCAAATGATGCTagaatttaaacaataaaatattaatgcttTGTTTAAATGTCCAAGAAAATTGTGTTTTCAAATGATGCTagaatttaaacaataaaacattaatgcTTTGTTTCAATGTCCAAGAAGATTGTGTTTTCAAATGATGCTagaatttaaacaataaaacattaatgcTTTGTTTCAATGTCCAAGAAGATTGTGTTTTTGCACACTGATGTTTGCCATTCTTTGCTTTATTCTGATCAGTACAAACTGGCACCCAGTATCATTTCAGGGATTTTTAATGTCGAGTTTAAATGTCAAGTTGATAAAAGCTAGTACCCAGTAGTGTGGTTGGTGATGTTTGTTGTCGAGTATAGACCCAGACATCAGTTGTGAATagggttttatttattatgtttttccACCTATTATCTTTACTAgttcaaaacaaacattaaatggTTACCTGTATAAGTGAATAACATTTTATGGGCCTCATAAAAAACCAACTGGTagattaatacaaaaaaaatcaaaaatattaattatagctGACAGTTACTTCTGGTGTATTTTCCCATTCTCTTTGATCTACTAAGTACACTTgccaacaattaaataaaaggAGAATTTAATTTAGTCTGTTAAGAGATCAAGTACAGTAATTGTACTCCATAAAATTAATCTCGTCTAGTGCAAAGTACAAAGCAGTTTTATTTCAATTGCATACGGAAGATTTTGCATGGGTCAACCCTGATTAGTGGTAACTGTTGAGTGGTGGGAATGGCTTTCCTCGGTCAGACTGTTttcttaaatgttttacatattcACCTTTCTATAACAATCTGAGCTGTATATGAATGAAATCttccacaaaaaaaacatgaacctTACTTGTTCACTATGGAGGTgtcaggtgggggggggggggggggatattccTCTAAAGCATGCCTTTCCCTCAAATTTGGACCTGCTTCTtctgttattttgtaacaaggATTGGAAAATGTAGTCACTGTTTCTGAGAATGAGAGCACTGATGTTCTGATAATGAGGGCGCTGATGTTCTGAGGACAACACCATAGGTATTTGCTGGGTTAGACACTATTTATAACTGATTGTTGTACTGAAGTAGCTTGTTGAACGTTGTACTGGTCTGTCGGTCGTTGTACATAGAAACAGAATTTGTGTGATTGGTCATAATTTCTTAACCTGATTGGTCAGGATTTGGTCTGATTCATTATAATTTAGCAATGAAAGATTTGATTGGTCGATATGTTTTAACAAGCAGCCTGAATAGTCATATTTTGTGAACAGgttgttttcataaaaaaaaattgattctCTATGTATAGTTgctttgttttggggttgtttcgTTTttcttacaaaaataattttatgataaaatgtttttcatctttttattGCCTACAAATTGATTTTTGATACAAGAACATAATTTGTCTTTGTTGCTATTTATGACATAGTTAGTGTTATTTCAGTTAGAATCTTAAAATGCTTGTTAGAGAATTTCTGttacttatattttttattatgattgACAAaagcattttttattaattaattttatttaaaaaatttgaaatcaTGCATTTAATATGCAGAGTGTTTTTCTGGATGTGCATTATGCAAGCTAAAACAACATGACTATAAACTAGAAATGGTTCTCTGGTGTGTATGGCTGAATCAAATCTAAATCACTGAATCGTATTTGATTCCTTGAAGAACATTGCAGTGTATGTAGAGTTCATGCTATATTTAACTGTAGTTGGACTTCAGGTAGGGCTTACATTGTGATTAAAAATGAATGATTTTTAGTCTCAGCTACAAGTGTTGAGTCTTTGAGATGGAGTTCTCATTTGACTAATTGGGGGTCTTGTGAccataaaaatacattgttttgTGAGATGTATTGGTTATATTTTATGTCTGCCCATTTGTTGTGAAATAGGGTGacatttttggttttattttgaatCTTTGAAATTGGAATTATAaatagaataatttattttatttctttttatttaatggACTAAAATAGGTCATTGACATTGGTTTTTTAATCATTTGAATAGATATATTTAGCACATAAACGTGTAATTGAAagtcatttataattatttatttttaatttttttattgggCCAGTCTTTTCATAACCATCATTTTGCACGAAGTGTCACTAGTATTAATATTACTAGTATTAATAGTGTTGTATTTGACAAACTGTGTACTTAGGCAAGAAAAGTGacttgtagttatttattatagttacaaaacaaatgttttgtcagACTTTATAACAATGTCTTGTATGCCATATTTAGAAATTAGCAAATGGTAACATTGTTTTGGTGATCATTGTCATATTTCAGAAAACGAAAGACAAAATTTGTGTACACTACATGTAACTATATTGTATATGCAGCACACTTTAGCTTGGCGCCAATGTTGGAATATGCCTGTCAACTTTGGGCTTATCTGGTGTTAGTGGTTTATGAAATATGTtggtttttataattaaaaaaaatatatctcatTTATGATACAACCTGcttaaattatttctttttcctctttttttttttttttttaaattaatttttttataatccaTAAAATGTATACGGATTCcattttatcaaaataatgcAACACACTAAAAGAAACATTTATAATGGTCTACCACCTGTTTGCCAATcaacttcataaaaaaaaaaaaaaaaaaaaaaaaaaaaaaaaattttt harbors:
- the LOC121378421 gene encoding synaptogyrin-2-like: MMSNPAVGGTAYGAGKAGGPFDPIEYIKKPQVILRLISLLFSIIVFGCISSGGWYANQCQMSGDSNACGYGTGIGVLAFLFCIGFLITDALFENISSVQHRKYAVIADLSVSGFWTFLWFVGFCYMTDKWVNADPMASYYNKRGHGRDNIQAAIAFSFFSIATWAALTFFAIRRYRAGAQDVFSSGYEPDPNASSPYSSFPGSDTGDPYQQPPFSQQKEVPDYQAPTY